Proteins encoded in a region of the Globicephala melas chromosome 1, mGloMel1.2, whole genome shotgun sequence genome:
- the BATF3 gene encoding basic leucine zipper transcriptional factor ATF-like 3 → MSQGLPAAGSVLQRSFAAPGNQAQPQSPEDDDRKVRRREKNRVAAQRSRKKQTQKADKLHEEYECLEQENTMLRREIGKLTEELKHLSEVLKEHEKICPLLLCPVNFVPVPRLDPVAGCLPR, encoded by the exons ATGTCGCAAGGGCTCCCGGCCGCCGGCAGCGTCCTGCAGAGGAGCTTCGCGGCTCCGGGGAACCAGGCGCAGCCGCAG AGCCCTGAGGATGATGACAGGAAGGTccgaaggagggaaaaaaaccgaGTTGCTGCTCAGAGAAGCCGGAAGAAGCAGACCCAGAAGGCTGACAAACTCCATGAG GAGTATGAGTGCCTGGAGCAAGAAAACACAATGCTGCGGAGAGAGATCGGGAAGCTGACGGAGGAGCTGAAGCACCTGAGCGAGGTGCTGAAAGAGCACGAGAAGATATGCCCGCTGCTGCTCTGCCCCGTGAACTTTGTGCCGGTGCCGCGGCTGGACCCCGTGGCTGGCTGCCTGCCCCGGTGA